The following are from one region of the Klebsiella aerogenes genome:
- a CDS encoding site-specific integrase, with product MGNRVDNKAPKFTTKRGNTFYINFRLPDGTFFRRSLGTDSLRAVEVTMSRLSPYIPLVQNGSLSVGQFKMHIDGFREATQRDFDTYLLDWLRMGVEEAQRMPELGRIQRQIDSEATISPTASVTEAKGRTDIHLNRVYSGDDSTARMMLAALHQKKVAFSQKDLDQAYEVAGQIDMHQAMLHQAYEAFYSGDIVRYRALVESMQSQLADTEKLKKPVIKQAVATVEAPEADNTPLLSEAWKLFVAEKGKTWAITIARENNRFYEVLMYVLGDVPVGSITKQHIRQTLAVIENLPRRNLKPYSDLSLSECIDFDVPEDDLISSANVKKHLKIYSSFFKVFLKDEKDILEKAPTEGIKYEVTENKGGHYSKPEMKRLIERLSTYTDWRKDYFLTLIYTGARRGEMAAIRKEHIRKDEETGRYYIFIEGGKTEHAQRQIPLSKKIETLLLARIKPLKSDDLVFGDLPTYEHIALVWRSLMNECNIPKYNEFGQKRVIHALRHTFISEAIAKTGNAALVQFVVGHSRTQSLGITARYTHRPALSQLLPVVDCISY from the coding sequence ATGGGTAACAGAGTGGACAACAAAGCCCCGAAATTCACTACCAAACGCGGCAACACTTTCTACATCAATTTTCGTCTCCCTGACGGGACTTTCTTTCGCCGTAGTTTAGGCACTGATTCACTAAGAGCGGTTGAAGTGACTATGAGCCGCCTAAGCCCTTACATTCCCCTTGTTCAAAATGGCTCGCTGTCTGTCGGGCAATTCAAAATGCATATTGATGGTTTCCGTGAGGCCACTCAGCGCGATTTTGATACCTATCTGTTGGACTGGTTGAGAATGGGAGTGGAAGAAGCTCAACGGATGCCGGAACTCGGACGAATACAGCGGCAGATCGATTCTGAGGCTACCATATCACCTACTGCCAGTGTCACAGAGGCAAAAGGCCGTACGGATATACATTTGAATCGTGTTTATAGCGGGGATGATTCTACTGCCCGAATGATGCTTGCCGCCCTTCACCAAAAGAAGGTTGCTTTCAGTCAAAAGGATTTAGATCAGGCCTATGAGGTGGCAGGGCAGATAGACATGCATCAAGCTATGCTGCACCAGGCTTATGAGGCGTTCTATTCTGGCGATATTGTCCGTTACCGCGCTCTTGTTGAATCCATGCAATCTCAATTAGCTGATACTGAAAAACTGAAGAAGCCAGTAATTAAACAGGCTGTAGCAACTGTTGAAGCTCCTGAAGCTGACAATACGCCGTTACTCTCGGAAGCGTGGAAACTGTTTGTTGCGGAGAAGGGGAAAACCTGGGCCATTACCATAGCTCGGGAGAATAATCGCTTCTACGAGGTGCTGATGTACGTTTTAGGGGATGTTCCTGTAGGGAGTATTACCAAACAGCACATACGCCAAACACTGGCAGTGATTGAGAACCTTCCACGCCGTAATCTCAAACCGTATTCTGATTTGAGCCTTTCTGAGTGCATAGATTTTGATGTTCCTGAAGACGATTTGATCAGTAGTGCTAACGTTAAAAAACACCTCAAGATTTATTCCTCGTTTTTCAAAGTGTTCCTTAAAGATGAAAAGGACATTTTAGAAAAAGCGCCAACTGAGGGGATCAAGTATGAGGTGACAGAGAACAAGGGCGGGCATTATTCAAAGCCAGAAATGAAACGTTTAATAGAACGGTTATCAACTTATACTGATTGGCGTAAAGATTACTTCCTGACCTTGATCTACACAGGTGCTCGCCGGGGTGAAATGGCGGCTATCCGTAAAGAACATATCCGCAAAGATGAGGAAACAGGGCGTTACTATATCTTTATCGAGGGAGGTAAAACTGAGCATGCGCAGCGGCAGATTCCCCTTAGTAAAAAGATAGAAACGCTGCTGTTAGCGCGTATCAAGCCCCTTAAGTCAGATGATCTTGTGTTTGGAGACCTGCCAACTTACGAGCATATTGCTCTCGTGTGGCGTAGCTTAATGAATGAGTGCAATATCCCTAAATACAACGAGTTTGGGCAGAAACGTGTGATTCATGCCTTGCGCCACACTTTCATATCTGAGGCTATAGCTAAAACTGGCAATGCAGCATTGGTGCAGTTTGTAGTAGGGCATAGTCGTACTCAGTCTTTGGGGATCACGGCGAGATATACGCATAGGCCAGCGCTGAGCCAACTGCTACCAGTGGTAGATTGCATTAGCTATTGA
- a CDS encoding L-threonylcarbamoyladenylate synthase → MSQFFYIHPDNPQARLINQAVEIVRKGGVIVYPTDSGYALGCKIEDKGAMERICRIRQLPDGHNFTLMCRDLSELSTYAFVDNVAFRLIKNNTPGNYTFILKGTKEVPRRLLQDKRKTIGMRVPANPIAQMLLETLGEPMLSTSLMLPGNEFTESDPEEIKDRLEKVVDLIIHGGYLGQQPTTVIDLTEDAPVVLREGVGDIKPFQ, encoded by the coding sequence ATGAGCCAGTTTTTCTATATCCATCCAGACAACCCGCAGGCGCGGTTGATTAATCAGGCGGTGGAAATCGTGCGTAAGGGGGGGGTCATCGTTTATCCAACGGACTCTGGCTATGCCCTGGGATGCAAAATCGAAGATAAAGGGGCGATGGAGCGAATCTGTCGCATCCGTCAACTGCCGGATGGCCACAACTTTACGCTGATGTGCCGCGATTTGTCCGAGCTGTCGACCTATGCGTTTGTCGATAACGTGGCGTTTCGCCTGATCAAAAACAATACGCCGGGTAACTACACCTTCATCCTGAAAGGGACGAAAGAGGTGCCGCGCCGCTTGCTACAGGATAAACGCAAAACCATCGGTATGCGCGTGCCAGCTAACCCCATCGCCCAAATGCTGCTGGAGACGCTCGGCGAACCGATGCTCTCGACGTCATTAATGCTGCCGGGTAATGAATTCACCGAGTCGGATCCGGAAGAGATTAAAGATCGTCTGGAGAAGGTCGTCGATCTGATTATTCATGGCGGCTACCTTGGCCAGCAGCCCACCACGGTTATCGACCTGACGGAAGATGCGCCGGTGGTACTGCGAGAAGGCGTCGGCGATATTAAACCTTTCCAGTAA
- the rnm gene encoding RNase AM, which produces MSDTNYAVIYDLHSHTVASDGRLTPEELVHRAHEMRVGTLAITDHDSVAAIPAARAEIARAALPLTLITGVEISTLWENHEIHIVGLNIDIEHPTMTQLLSEQTERRQQRGRMIAERLEKARIPGAWEGALTLANGGAVTRGHFARFLVEAGFAGNIADVFKKYLARGKTGYVPPQWCTIKQAIDVIHHSGGKAVIAHPGRYDLSAKWLKRLLAHFSEQGGDAMEVAQCQQAPHERAQLASYAKQFGLMASQGSDFHQPCPWIELGRKLWLPAGVEGIWRSWEVAAEQLEREV; this is translated from the coding sequence TTGAGCGACACAAATTACGCAGTCATTTATGACCTGCACAGCCATACCGTTGCCTCCGATGGGCGATTGACTCCAGAAGAGTTGGTACACCGCGCTCACGAGATGCGAGTGGGCACCCTGGCGATTACCGATCATGACAGCGTAGCCGCGATCCCGGCGGCACGCGCCGAAATTGCGCGCGCCGCACTGCCGCTAACACTCATCACCGGGGTTGAGATTTCAACCCTGTGGGAAAATCACGAGATTCATATTGTCGGGTTGAATATCGATATTGAGCATCCGACGATGACACAACTGTTATCGGAACAGACTGAACGCCGCCAGCAGCGCGGGCGTATGATCGCCGAACGTCTGGAAAAAGCGCGCATCCCCGGCGCCTGGGAAGGGGCGTTAACCCTTGCCAACGGCGGAGCGGTGACTCGCGGTCACTTTGCGCGTTTTTTAGTGGAAGCGGGCTTTGCTGGCAATATCGCCGACGTTTTCAAAAAATACCTCGCCCGCGGGAAAACCGGATACGTTCCGCCGCAGTGGTGTACAATAAAACAAGCGATTGATGTCATTCATCATTCTGGCGGCAAAGCGGTGATTGCCCATCCGGGGCGTTACGATCTCTCCGCCAAATGGTTGAAACGGCTGTTGGCCCATTTTAGCGAGCAGGGCGGCGATGCGATGGAAGTCGCCCAGTGCCAGCAGGCGCCGCACGAGCGCGCGCAGTTGGCAAGCTACGCGAAACAGTTTGGCCTGATGGCGTCGCAGGGTTCGGATTTCCACCAGCCCTGTCCGTGGATCGAGCTGGGGCGCAAACTTTGGCTACCCGCTGGCGTAGAAGGGATCTGGCGCAGTTGGGAAGTGGCCGCAGAACAACTTGAGAGGGAAGTATGA
- a CDS encoding anthranilate synthase component 1, whose protein sequence is MQTSKPALELLTSDAIYRENPTALFHQLCGARPATLLLESADIDSKDDLKSLLLVDSALRITALGNTVTLQALSANGAALLDLLDNALPSGIDNLRQPHSRVLTFPPVSALLDEDARLCSLSVFDAFRLLQELVSVPQAEREAMFFGGLFAYDLVAGFEDLPQLDNDTACPDYCFYLAETLLVIDHQTKNTRIQASLFTPLANEKQRLLQRIAQLRQQLNEPPAPLPVTTLAEMRCDVDQSDEEYGAVVRKMQRAIRAGEIFQVVPSRRFSLPCPSPLASYDVLKKSNPSPYMFFMQDNDFTLFGASPESSLKYDAVNRQIEIYPIAGTRPRGRRADGSLDRDLDSRIELEMRTDHKELSEHLMLVDLARNDLARICTPGSRYVADLTKVDRYSFVMHLVSRVVGELRRDLDVLHAYRACMNMGTLSGAPKVRAMQLIAAAEGKRRGSYGGAVGYFTAHGDLDTCIVIRSAYVEDGIATVQAGAGIVLDSVPQSEADETRNKARAVLRAIAQAHHAKETF, encoded by the coding sequence ATGCAAACATCAAAACCAGCGCTCGAGCTTCTCACCAGCGACGCCATCTACCGGGAAAACCCGACGGCGTTGTTCCATCAACTGTGCGGCGCACGTCCGGCAACCTTACTGCTGGAATCCGCGGATATCGATAGTAAAGATGATTTAAAAAGCCTGCTGCTGGTCGATAGCGCGCTGCGCATCACCGCTCTTGGCAATACCGTCACCCTCCAGGCGCTCTCTGCGAACGGCGCGGCGCTGCTGGATCTGCTGGATAACGCGCTGCCGTCAGGCATTGACAATCTCCGCCAGCCGCATAGCCGGGTCTTAACCTTCCCGCCGGTTAGCGCCTTGCTGGATGAAGATGCGCGCCTGTGTTCATTATCCGTCTTCGACGCTTTCCGTCTGTTACAAGAGCTGGTAAGCGTGCCGCAGGCGGAACGCGAAGCGATGTTCTTCGGTGGTCTGTTCGCTTACGATCTGGTCGCCGGTTTTGAAGATTTGCCGCAGCTTGACAACGACACCGCCTGCCCGGATTACTGCTTCTATCTCGCGGAAACCCTGTTGGTTATCGACCATCAGACCAAAAATACCCGCATCCAGGCGAGTCTGTTTACCCCGTTGGCAAATGAAAAGCAGCGCCTGCTGCAACGTATCGCTCAGCTCCGCCAGCAGCTGAATGAGCCGCCTGCGCCGCTACCGGTCACTACCCTTGCGGAAATGCGCTGCGATGTCGATCAGAGCGATGAAGAGTATGGCGCGGTTGTGCGCAAAATGCAGCGCGCCATCCGTGCAGGGGAAATCTTCCAGGTCGTGCCCTCGCGTCGTTTCTCACTGCCCTGCCCGTCGCCGCTGGCCTCTTACGACGTACTGAAAAAGAGCAATCCAAGCCCCTATATGTTCTTTATGCAGGATAACGATTTCACCCTGTTCGGCGCCTCGCCGGAAAGTTCGCTGAAATACGACGCCGTTAACCGTCAGATTGAAATTTACCCGATTGCCGGTACTCGCCCGCGCGGCCGTCGCGCCGACGGTTCGCTGGACCGCGATCTCGATAGTCGCATTGAACTGGAAATGCGCACCGACCATAAAGAACTTTCCGAGCATCTGATGTTGGTCGATCTTGCGCGTAACGATCTCGCTCGCATCTGTACGCCGGGCAGCCGCTACGTGGCGGATTTAACGAAAGTCGACCGCTACTCATTTGTGATGCACCTGGTGTCCCGCGTTGTCGGCGAACTGCGTCGCGACCTCGACGTGCTGCACGCCTATCGCGCCTGCATGAATATGGGCACCCTCAGCGGCGCGCCGAAAGTTCGCGCCATGCAGCTGATCGCCGCGGCCGAAGGTAAACGCCGCGGTAGTTACGGCGGCGCCGTCGGTTACTTTACCGCCCATGGCGATCTCGATACCTGCATCGTGATCCGTTCTGCCTACGTAGAAGATGGCATTGCCACCGTGCAGGCGGGCGCCGGTATCGTTCTCGATTCCGTTCCGCAATCCGAAGCGGATGAAACCCGTAATAAAGCTCGCGCCGTGCTGCGCGCCATTGCTCAGGCCCATCACGCGAAGGAGACTTTCTAA
- the trpD gene encoding bifunctional anthranilate synthase glutamate amidotransferase component TrpG/anthranilate phosphoribosyltransferase TrpD, producing the protein MADILLLDNIDSFTYNLADQLRANGHNVVIYRNTVPAQSLIERIGTMDNPVLMLSPGPGTPGEAGCMPELLTRMRGKLPIIGICLGHQAIVEAYGGYVGQAGEILHGKASSIEHDGQAMFAGLTNPLPVARYHSLVGSNIPAGLTINANFNGMVMAVRHDADRVCGFQFHPESILTTQGALLLEQTLAWALQKLEQTNVVQPILEKLYQAETLSQQESHVLFSAVVRGEVKPEQLAAALVSMKVRGEQPQEIAGAATALLENAAPFPRPDYLFADIVGTGGDGSNSINISTASAFVAAACGLKVAKHGNRSVSSKSGSSDLLAAFGINLDMNADKSRAALDELGVCFLFAPKYHTGFRHAMPVRQQLKTRTLFNVLGPLINPAHPPLALIGVYSPELVLPIAETLRVLGYQRAAVVHSGGMDEVSLHAPTVVAELHNGEIKSYQLTAADFGLTPYHQEQLAGGTPEENRDILTRLLQGKGEAAHQAAVAANVAMLMRLHGHEDLKANAQQVLDVLHSGAAYDRVTALAARG; encoded by the coding sequence ATGGCCGACATCCTGCTGCTCGATAACATCGACTCCTTTACCTATAACCTTGCGGACCAGCTGCGGGCGAACGGTCACAACGTGGTGATTTATCGCAATACCGTCCCGGCACAATCGCTGATTGAACGCATTGGCACCATGGACAACCCGGTACTGATGCTTTCTCCAGGCCCGGGGACGCCAGGCGAAGCGGGCTGTATGCCGGAGCTGCTAACCCGCATGCGCGGCAAGCTGCCGATTATCGGGATTTGCCTCGGCCATCAGGCCATCGTCGAAGCTTACGGCGGCTATGTCGGCCAGGCCGGCGAGATCCTTCACGGCAAAGCCTCCAGCATTGAGCATGACGGCCAGGCGATGTTCGCCGGTCTGACTAACCCGCTGCCGGTGGCCCGCTACCATTCGCTGGTGGGGAGCAATATTCCGGCCGGGCTGACCATTAACGCCAACTTCAACGGCATGGTGATGGCGGTTCGTCACGACGCCGATCGCGTCTGCGGCTTCCAGTTCCACCCGGAGTCGATTCTGACTACCCAGGGGGCGCTGCTGCTGGAACAAACGCTGGCATGGGCGCTGCAGAAACTGGAGCAGACGAATGTCGTGCAGCCGATTCTGGAAAAACTGTACCAGGCGGAAACGTTGAGCCAACAGGAGAGCCACGTGCTGTTTTCCGCCGTCGTACGCGGTGAAGTGAAGCCGGAGCAGCTGGCGGCCGCACTGGTCAGCATGAAGGTACGCGGCGAACAACCGCAGGAAATCGCCGGCGCCGCTACCGCGCTGCTGGAAAACGCGGCGCCGTTCCCGCGCCCGGATTATCTGTTTGCCGATATCGTCGGTACCGGCGGCGACGGCAGCAACAGTATCAATATTTCAACCGCCAGCGCCTTTGTAGCCGCCGCCTGCGGGTTAAAAGTGGCGAAGCACGGCAATCGCAGCGTCTCCAGCAAATCAGGGTCGTCCGACCTACTGGCCGCGTTCGGCATCAATCTGGATATGAATGCCGATAAGTCGCGCGCCGCGCTGGATGAACTGGGGGTTTGCTTCCTGTTCGCGCCGAAATACCACACCGGATTCCGCCACGCGATGCCGGTGCGCCAGCAGTTGAAAACGCGCACTCTGTTTAACGTGCTGGGGCCGCTGATCAACCCGGCGCATCCGCCGCTGGCGTTGATTGGCGTCTACAGCCCGGAACTGGTATTGCCTATCGCCGAAACCTTACGCGTGCTCGGTTATCAACGCGCCGCTGTGGTTCACAGCGGCGGTATGGATGAAGTGTCGCTGCATGCGCCGACGGTGGTCGCCGAACTCCATAACGGCGAAATCAAGAGCTATCAGCTGACCGCCGCCGACTTCGGCCTGACGCCTTATCATCAGGAACAGCTGGCGGGCGGCACGCCGGAAGAAAACCGTGACATTCTGACGCGCTTGCTACAAGGTAAAGGTGAAGCCGCTCACCAGGCCGCCGTTGCCGCCAACGTCGCCATGTTGATGCGTTTACACGGGCATGAAGACCTGAAAGCTAACGCCCAGCAGGTACTGGATGTGCTGCACAGCGGAGCGGCCTATGACAGAGTGACCGCATTAGCGGCAAGAGGGTAA